The DNA sequence AAGTTAATCCAACAGATTTCAAATCTTGAACTTGAAATCTGTTGGATTCTTTTTGTGACAATAAATAGGAGGTACGTTTATGGGAAACACAGATAAGTTTGATAGCATAGCGAACAGTTATGATAATCCAGAACGAACCCGCATCGCAATGGTTGCTTCAGATGCCATCAAAGAGTATTTGGGTGACACCAGAAGTAAAAGTGCGATTGACTTTGGATGCGGAACCGGTCTGGTCGGAATGAATTTGGTGAACGAATTTGAATCGCTGCTGTTTATGGATACGTCAGAGAATATGCTGGACATCGTAAAAAAGAAAATCACTGATGTGGGTGCTTTGAATGCACGTACATTGTGTTTTGATTTTGAATCGTCAAGCCAACCCGATCTCCGCGCCGACTATATTTTTATGGCACAGGTGCTGCTGCATATTCAGGATTATGAAGCAGTACTAGCCAAACTCCACGCCGTTTTGAATGATGAAGGCCACTTGCTGATAGTCGATTTCAATAAGAATGATAAAGTCGTTTCAGAACTGGTCCATAACGGATTTGATCAAGAGCAGCTCAAAGCTTTGATGCTGAAAATAGGCTTCAAGGACATCCGAAGCAAAACCATCTACAGTGGAACCAAACTATTCATGAATCAAGATGCATCTTTATTTATTATGGATGGGAAAAAATAGGGCATCAAAAGAGTTTGTACCCGTTATGGACTTTCAGATTGAAGTACATCCGCTCCACCGATGCGGGAGTTCTCGCGAAATTTGATACACAAAGAATAAAAGCACAAAGCGAAGAGGCCAGGACAAAAATCCGAGCCTCTTCGTTTTTGATTTATCGTTCAGATTTAACGGGTAAACCCTCCGATAGGCGACATATACTCACCGTTAAAGCCCTTTAATACTTCTCTCAATTCATCTGACGGGTTACCATATACAGAGTAAATCCCCGGTTCCATCACCTTTGCTATCCGGTCAAACCTCGCCCATCACTCCAGTATCTTCCAGAAAGAATCCTTGCGGATAATTTTTCCACCAGCGAACTCGAGCAGATCAACCCCTCGCACCTCGATTTGCTGACCTGATTTAGTCGTACCGGTGAGAGTCCACTCCGATACTCCCAAATCACCGCAGATCCAGTGCTGATCATTTCCATAATGCACATCCGGGATACCCTCGAATCGACTTGCCAGGCCTGCTCTAACCTCCGCTTTTCCGACATATTTATCACCCCGTGGACGGGCGCCTCGGGGCATATAGAAGATGCAATCATCTGCGAAATAACTCATGATGGAATCCAGGTCGTGACGGTTGAATGCTTCCAGAAAGTCCTTCAATGTTTCAACGGTTACTTGCTCAGCCATAAAATTGCCTCCATGTATCATACTTTATTCGGAAGAGCCGGATAGCTAGTGATCTGCAAGATTGAATAAGTTCCACCGCACGGTCCTGATTTCAGGCATGAGTCAGGCGGCACGGTCTTTCGATCGGTTTAAACTTTGATATATATCTGGATGAAGACGTATAATAATAACCATAGGGATGGACAACTATGTTGTGAATACCTAATTAAATTATACGTTCCAGATTTCCATCAAGCAAATTACAGACTTGAGAATAGAATTTGATAGCTTATGTACGACATTTTCAAAGGGTGTATTTTAATCGCACACGACCTGAAGGTGCCTTTTTCTTTTTTCTGATAGATCAAAAAGGGGGCAGAAACAATGGAAAATCGAAAATTCAAGTGGCGTCCTTTGCTAATTTCCATACCCATTCTATTCTTCATCAGCTTTGGAGATCAGGCAGGAACTTTTTATACGTTGCCAATCCAAATATTCCTCATTTTGCTTATCAGCATATTATTGGGCTTTAAAAAAAGAGCATCTGATTTTATGCTAGAGAATCCAGTATCAACAATGCTTTTTGTGTCTGGAATTCTGAATGTGTTCGCGGCCCCCGGGACAATCGCAACAAATTTGCTGGCATCAGACCCATTGGCTTTGCTGCGGTCATTCTCTTTAACGTTGTTGGCATATGCAGCCTTCAGCCTTGTCAAAATCTTTATCGGAATATCCCGGGATTTGGACGAGGAGAACAGTCCGAAAAAGGAAAAAACGAAGAAATTTATATTGAACTTTGCAGTCATTGCTGTTTCCTATTTTGCCAATATCGGATTATACGTTTTGATAAATAAATGGGTTCGAATGGTCTATACATCCGATTTCGATCTTTCGGCAACGGATCCGTCCTTAAGAGGAACCTTTGAGGACTTGAACATGTGGGGAAATTGGCACTATCAAGCCAATGTCCTCATGTTTGTAGGACTGGTTTTCATTGCGTTGGCATTTGTCTCCATTCCGGTATATAAACTAATTGTCGGCCACCGGAAAAGTTGAGTGAAAAATAAGAATAACGATCCTTGGAATTGTCTGGAATTAGTTGAGGAAGAAGGGAGCTGATTGAGATGATGCGTAAAATAATCTATGGGTTCATGGGAGGCGTTATTTTACTTGAAATCGGACTTTTTATCGGTACGTTCATTGGCATGGCTATAGGGGGCAACTATCTGACTGAGTTCGAATACGCAGGTAGTATTGGTCCTGAAGCTGTCGGTAATGTAGGATTGATAGTAGGGGGTGCAATTGGCGCACTGTTTGGTGCATTGCTCGGGGTGAAACTGGCAGATAATAAGGGTCCTCGTGCATACAGAACAATTCTTGTTATTAGCTTTATATTATCGATTACATCATTGGCATATCTTCTCAGCCGTAGTCCTGAAGAGCGATTAACCCTTGAACAGGCACAGACGGAAGCTGATTTTACAATCTATGAACCTACCTATTTACCCGAAAATGTGGGGTTAGGTGTCATTAGTTGGTCGGTTGTAGACGTCAAAGATACTTTATATTTAGAATATGCGAAAAAAAACCAAACAGTGTTTGAACTGACTGAATCAAAGCTGACAGAACCTATGATAGAGCCCAACAGCGTTGAAGTCGATATTTCGGGCACTACTGGTTACTTATATAAACACGGTAATGTAACTTATTTAACATGGCATCAAAATGATACAGAATTGACCATATACACTGGAGCGTTAAGTGATGAAGAAATTTTACAGATTGCCCGTTCTATAAAAAATATCAGTAAGTAATTTGTAGCGATTTGGAAGTTACACATCATGGAGCGTATTGGGATAATTCTTTGATAGGAATACAGAGGAGGAAATTCGGGGAGTATATTTGAATAAAGGAAAATAGGGAATAATCGAAGTGTACAGAGATCAGTAGAGCCTTCTAGCCAAGTTTACTAAAAGAACCCCTGAGTTGATAAATAAGTGAGGTGCACTAGTGGTAGGAAGGACTAAATATATACTCAAGATTCTCTTCATCGGCGTGATGACAACCTTTTCTAGGATAATTGGACAGCTGTTGATTCCGCCTGGAGAACAGTCTGTTTTGCCCCCAAGTCTGTTTGTGGTCAACGGTACGATGCCTTTAGCTTTTTCTGTGTATGGTGTTATTGCCTATTCCCTGATAGCAGCGATGTTTTTGCTGGTACACAACCAGTTGTCTGGGAGTCGGGTAGTGCAAGGACTTAAATATAGTGTTGCCTGTAGTCTGATTTGGATTGTGTATCTGCTCGAGCCATTGCCGCATGCCGCACCGCTTGACAGAATCACGTATCCCCTGGCTGATACTTTTTCTCTGTTGGTCATAGGTGCTTTAGTAGGAGTCATGCTTGGAAGAAAAGAGGCAAAAAGGAACAGCAAAGTGCCAGGAAACAGCAGTTTTCCAGCGATAGTTGCCATTACGGTGCTGTTTATTATCGGGCGATTGATCCAGTATTATGTCTTGGATATTTATTCATCCTTTGCGGAAAAACCATTGGAAACCCTCATTTGGTGCGCAGTTACGGGACTGACCAATGCATGTGTTTTGGACTGGTTCAATAAACATGTTCAGCAGAGTAGCAGGGCCGCAAATGCGTTGATTGTTGGAGGCGTGTTGTTTGGTCTGAATCTGTTTCTGTTTAACTTCTTCATGCCGCTTGTGTTTGATGCTGATCTGACTGACTTGTTGTTAAGAACATTTGTCGATATAGCGGCGGTTACGGTTGGGTGCTTATTTTTCAGTGCGAAGAACATCGAAGTTAAGATCAAGGCAAGTTGAGTTGAATGCAGCATTTAGAATAGTTTCCACTGGAAATGGAAAACCGGGCCAAATAATGCATCAGTCGAAATACAATTGAACCAGATGGATAAGCATAATTTTGGGAACATTGGTGCATGAGTAGTATGATGAAGTCACGAATAAATATTAAGAGGAGTGGTATGATGGCGGTATATGAACTACCAAAAGTGTGGCAGTGGGAAGAAGAGAATTCAAATAAAGTGGGTAACCGTCCAACAGCCGGCAGTCGTTTCGAACAAAAATTACCAGTAGGAAAGGCTCCGTTCCAACTCTATTCATTGGGGACACCGAATGGCATCAAAGTAACAATCATGTTCGAAGAGCTGAAGGAACTGGGAGTAGAGGGCGCAGACTACGACCTATACACTATTAATATTACGAAAGGCGACCAGTTTGGTTCGGATTTCGTCGAGATTAATCCGAACTCTAAAATTCCGGCGCTTGTGGATCAAAGTCTAAGTCCGCGTTTGGAAATTTTTGAATCAGGCTCCATTCTTCTATACTTAGCCGAGAAATTTGAGCAACTGATTCCGACTGATATCCATGGCCGGACCGAAACCCTTAATTGGTTATTCTGGCAAATAGGGGCAGGGCCCTATGTTGGGGGAGGATTTGGTCACTTTTTCGCCTATGCTCCCGAGCCTATGCAATACCCGATTGATCGCTTCACGATGGAGACGAAACGTCAGCTGGATTTGCTCGATAAAACTTTAGAGGAGCGTCCTTATGTGGCAGGCGATAGCTATACCATCGCGGATATTGCCATATGGTCTTGGTACGGTCGTTTAGCTTTAGGGAAACTATATGAAGGATCTTATGAATTTTTAAATCTGGATGAATACTCTCATCTCTTGGAATGGTCTAAGCGTATTGCAGAACGACCTGGTGTTAAAAGAGGTCTGGCAGCGGAGTATCAACCGCTTGGGGAGTAGTCTAGGCAAGTAGTGCAAGGGGGAATAAGGATGGTTGCTTTATTAATGCTGAACTAATCCGGTATCCATTCATCCCGTTTGAATACGACATTGACAAATTTTCTCCGAAAAATTATAATCAAGTGATATCAATCTAATAGATAACCCTCTTTTTGCCACCGGGCAGAGAGTTCAAGGTGTTCAGAAACATTCCGTAGGTCTTTGAAGGAGTGTTTCCGGGACACCTTTTTTATTTTGGAAGGAGACAGCAGCATGGAAAAATCACTAGTGAAGGACTTTTCGAAGTATGTCAGTCTGAATATTTTGGGCATGATCGGCGTGTCGTTCTATATTTTGGCCGACACGTATTATATCGCAAAAGCTTTGGGGGCTACCGGGATCGCGGCGTTGAATTTCGCCATCCCGCTTTTCAGCATCATCCTCGGAATCGGTCTGATGATCGGCATCGGCGGAGCAGCCCGTTTCGGTATCCTGAAATCCCGGAACAAACACAAAGAAGCAGAGGCGGTCTTTGCAGGGGCGCTTAAGCTTGGCACTCTGGCAGGCTTGTTGTTCGCTGTGCTCGGATTGTTCGGTTCGAAGGCATTATCATCGATTTTGGGTGCCGATGAAGTCACATTGCCTTTGACACATGCCTATATGGCCACGATTATGGTGTTTGCACCATTTTTCATCCTGAACAATACGGTACTGGCTTTCGTCCGGAACGACAACAATCCCAGACTGGCTATGCTTGCGATGATTGGCGGCAGTGTTTCGAATGTCATTTTGGATTACATATTCCTTTTCCCACTAAAAATGGGGATGTTCGGTGCCGCTTTTGCGACAAGCTTGGCCCCGATCATCAGTCTGGGCATCCTCTCGATCCATTTCGCAAAAAAGAAATCCCGGCCCGCTATTTTGAAGCACAAGTTGACGCGTCCGGCAATCAAGGACATTCTCAACCTGGGATCTTCCACTTTCATAATGGAAGTGTCCTCGGCAGTCGTGCTGACGACCTTCAACTTGTTGATTTTGGGGCTCGAGGGAAACAAAGGGGTTGCCGCCTATGGGATTGTCGCAAATATTGCCTTTGTGGCGGTCGCGATTTTTACTGGGCTGGGGCAGGGTGTACAACCGCTCATCAGCAAATATTATGGTCTGAAGGATCGCAAGACGGTCCGGCGCGTGAACCGCTATGCACTGTTGACGGCGGGTTTCATCGCTGCCTTGATTTACCTGGGGACATTCTTCAACTCG is a window from the Trichococcus shcherbakoviae genome containing:
- a CDS encoding class I SAM-dependent methyltransferase; protein product: MGNTDKFDSIANSYDNPERTRIAMVASDAIKEYLGDTRSKSAIDFGCGTGLVGMNLVNEFESLLFMDTSENMLDIVKKKITDVGALNARTLCFDFESSSQPDLRADYIFMAQVLLHIQDYEAVLAKLHAVLNDEGHLLIVDFNKNDKVVSELVHNGFDQEQLKALMLKIGFKDIRSKTIYSGTKLFMNQDASLFIMDGKK
- a CDS encoding nuclear transport factor 2 family protein — protein: MAEQVTVETLKDFLEAFNRHDLDSIMSYFADDCIFYMPRGARPRGDKYVGKAEVRAGLASRFEGIPDVHYGNDQHWICGDLGVSEWTLTGTTKSGQQIEVRGVDLLEFAGGKIIRKDSFWKILE
- a CDS encoding DUF4367 domain-containing protein; this translates as MMRKIIYGFMGGVILLEIGLFIGTFIGMAIGGNYLTEFEYAGSIGPEAVGNVGLIVGGAIGALFGALLGVKLADNKGPRAYRTILVISFILSITSLAYLLSRSPEERLTLEQAQTEADFTIYEPTYLPENVGLGVISWSVVDVKDTLYLEYAKKNQTVFELTESKLTEPMIEPNSVEVDISGTTGYLYKHGNVTYLTWHQNDTELTIYTGALSDEEILQIARSIKNISK
- the yghU gene encoding glutathione-dependent disulfide-bond oxidoreductase, which gives rise to MAVYELPKVWQWEEENSNKVGNRPTAGSRFEQKLPVGKAPFQLYSLGTPNGIKVTIMFEELKELGVEGADYDLYTINITKGDQFGSDFVEINPNSKIPALVDQSLSPRLEIFESGSILLYLAEKFEQLIPTDIHGRTETLNWLFWQIGAGPYVGGGFGHFFAYAPEPMQYPIDRFTMETKRQLDLLDKTLEERPYVAGDSYTIADIAIWSWYGRLALGKLYEGSYEFLNLDEYSHLLEWSKRIAERPGVKRGLAAEYQPLGE
- a CDS encoding MATE family efflux transporter, with amino-acid sequence MEKSLVKDFSKYVSLNILGMIGVSFYILADTYYIAKALGATGIAALNFAIPLFSIILGIGLMIGIGGAARFGILKSRNKHKEAEAVFAGALKLGTLAGLLFAVLGLFGSKALSSILGADEVTLPLTHAYMATIMVFAPFFILNNTVLAFVRNDNNPRLAMLAMIGGSVSNVILDYIFLFPLKMGMFGAAFATSLAPIISLGILSIHFAKKKSRPAILKHKLTRPAIKDILNLGSSTFIMEVSSAVVLTTFNLLILGLEGNKGVAAYGIVANIAFVAVAIFTGLGQGVQPLISKYYGLKDRKTVRRVNRYALLTAGFIAALIYLGTFFNSEALIGLFNNENDPVILRLADSGMKIYFLGFFFVGINVVTAMILSATEKGRAAFVLSVLRGLAVIVPMAILLSSLWGMTGIWSSFVLSELIVAGFALYLTTAIEKGTIAYGNPD